TATTTAAAAACATTTTTATTATTACAATAGGTCTATTGCTATACTGCTTAATAGGTTTTAATTTAATGTATCCTGGTTTTGCTGAAGGTTCTTCAGGGATTTTTGGTTTTGCAGGTTTTGGATTAGATTCACCATTAACAGCAGAAGGAGCTTTAGATTTAACATATAATGAAGGCTATACGTATTGGACAGATTTCTTATTTCAAGGTATGTTTGCTGCAACAGCGGCAACTATAGTTTCTGGAGCTGTTGCTGAGCGTATGAAAATTGTACCATTTATGATTTTTGCTATTGTATATGTTGGGTTTGTTTACCCAATTGCAGGATCTTGGAAATGGGGTGGCGGATTTTTACAAATGTTAGATACGCCTTTTTATGATTTTGCAGGTTCAACATTAGTACATTCAGTAGGTGGATGGGCAGCTATAGTAGCGGTTTGGTTACTAGGATCTCGTATAGGTAAGTTTAAAAGTGGAAAACCACAAGCTATTCCAGGTCATAATATACCATTAGCAACTGCTGGAGTTTTAATTCTTTGGTTAGGATGGTTTGGATTTAATGGTGGTTCAGTGCTTTCTGCAGATCCAACATTAACATCATTAACTTTAGTTACAACATGTTTAGCTGCTGCGGCTGGAGGGGTTGTTTGTATGCTTGTTTCTACGGCTATGTATAAAAATTTAGATTTAACAATGTTCTTAAATGGAATACTTGGAGGTTTAGTTGGTATTACTGCAGGTGCAGACCAAATGAGTCCTACCGATGCTATTTTAATAGGGTCTATAGCTGGTGCATTAATAGTATTTGCAGTAAGCTTTGTAGATAAATTAAAATTAGATGATCCTGTTGGAGCTATTGCAGTTCACCTTATTTGTGGTATTTGGGGAACGTTGGCTGTTGGTATATTTGGAAATTTAGCAGGAATGGATCAATTTATTAGTCAATTAATAGGAGTAGGTTCTTATGCAGTATTTTGTACTATAACAGCGTTTATTATAATTTTTACGCTTAAGAAAACAATGGGAATAAGAGTCTCAGAAAAAGAAGAATTAGAAGGATTAGATGCTCATGAGCATGGTATGGATGCATATCCAGACTTTAGATTAAATGAACATTAAAATATAATAACATTTAGTTAGTATTAAAAAGGATGCCTTGCTTTATGTAAGGCATCCTTTTTTTATGTTATAAAATAAATGATAAATACATTATAAAATTATTTAAATTTGATAGAAATAATTAAAGGTGTTATCATGAAAAAAATTGAAGCTATTATAAGAAAGTCGAAATTTAGTTCGGTAAAAGAAGCATTGCATGAAGTAGGTGTGAATTTTTTTTCCTATTGGGATGTTACTGGAATAGGAAATGAAAAAGAAGGACATGTCTACAGAGGTGTCTCATATAGTACTAGTGATATTCAACGTAGGTACCTCTCTATTGTTGTTAATGATGATTTTGCGGATGCAACTGTTAAAGCAATTATTACTTCTGCTGGAACAGGTAATGTAGGTGATGGTAAAATATTTGTTTCAAATATAAAGGAAGGCTACAGAATTAGAACTGGTGAAAAAGGTAATGACACTTTGAATTAGTGCTTGTTACCAATCTAAATTAACATAAAAAGAGGCTATCTAAAAAGTAATTACTTTTTAGATAGCCTCTATAAATATTGTTTAAGAAATATTAATTAAGCAGAATTTCTACTAGCATTAATATTTCCAAATAAAGAACGTGTTACAATTTTTTCATATATTTTTAATTGTTCTTCGTCTTTTACTCCCGATTTTATTAGCTCTTGAATTTTTTTAAGTGCATATTGTTGTATCGTAAGTAATGGTAAAACAATAGACTCTCTTACTTCAATAGAGGCTTTTCCAGAAGGCTCATTTTCCATGAGTTCTTTATATCCTGTAAGTTTTAGTAAAAGTGATTTTGTAGTATTGTATTCTGCGTAAATAATATTCCAGAAATCACCAAATTCTTCATCTTCAGACATGTATTTTGTTAAATCGAAAAATGATTTGGTTAAAGACATCATACTGTTTTCTAAAAGCGTTTTAAAGAATTTAGAGTTTTTGTAAAGTTGTTCTACTTTATAAAATTCGCCTTTATCTTCATATTTTTTTAGTGCTGTACCAACACCGAAAAATCCAGGAACATTTTGTTTTAACTGACTCCAAGAACCTACAAACGGTATGGCTCTTAAATCTGAAAATATTAACTTATCTGAACTACCTCGTTTTGATGGTCTACTACCAATATTAGTTTTTGCATAATACTTTAAAGTACTCATCCTTTCTAAATAAGGAATAAACATGTCATGACTTTTAAAGTTTTTGTATGCTTCATAACTTGTTTCAGCCAAGTCATTCATAACAACTTTGTCTTCTTTAGTCATTAAATGCTTGTCTTTACCAATACGGTTAAACATACCAGAACTTATTAATTGTTCTAAGTTGTATTGCGAAGAATCTAAAGTTCCGAAATTAGAGCTAATCGTTTGTCCTTGAATAGTAAGTTGTACTTCTTTGTCTTCAATAGTAGGTCCTAAAGAAGAGTAAAACTGGTGTGTTTTTCCGCCACCTCTAGCTGGAGGACCTCCACGACCATCAAAGAATATAGCTGTAATGTCATATTTTCTAGACATTTCGGTAAGCAACTCTTTAGCTTTATAAATACCCCAGTTTGCCATTAAATAACCACCGTCTTTTGTCCCATCTGAGAAGCCAAGCATAATAGTTTGTTTGTTTCCACGACTTTTTAAATGGGCTTTGTAAGCTGGGTTTGTGTATAATTGCTCCATAACCATTGGGGCATTTTCCAAATCGGTAATGGTTTCAAATAGCGGTGCAACATCTACAGTTAAGTTCTCTTTAAATGCAACCATTTTAAGCATTGCAAATAACTGCATAACATTTAATGCCGTTTGGTTGTTACTTATAATGTATCTATTAGCACCTCGCTCGCCATTGGTTTTCTGTATGGCTTTGATGGCTTCAATAGTTTTTAAGGTATTGAAAACCATTTCATCTTCAAAAGCATCAATATCAATGGTTTCATCTGAAACCTCAGATAAAATTTTAATTTGTTCGTCTTCAGAAAGATCGTGATAATTTTTAGGGAAAGATTTAGCGCCTTTCTCAATTAATTGATCGATTACTGTTGTAAAAACAGAATGATGAATTCTGCTATCTTGACGAATATCTAAGGTTGCAAAATTAAATCCGAAAAGATGAATTCTATTAATTAAGTTATTTATTTCACTAACATATAAAGATTGATGTTTTTCTACAATAAGGTTTCTAATACTCAATAACTCTGTAAGAAGCTCTTTGGCTGTAATGGTTTCAGGAGTATTTAAATTTACACTGTAGTTATACATGATAGTTTCCAAGCGAATAATACGCTCTTCAACACCTCTAAAAGTTAGTTTTCGTCTTAAATTTTTAAGATCTGAATAGTATTTTTTTAATATAGCTTGTTTTAGCTTATTGGCAACTTTTATTGTCGTATCTGGTTTTACAAAAGGATTTCCATCACGATCGCCTCCTGGCCAAAAACCAATATTAATTATTTCGTTGTGTTTTTTACTGTCGTCGTAAATATTTTGTTGGATGTAATTGTAAATTTCTCCGAAGGACTGATAAAAAACATTTTCTAAATACCAAATTAAGCTTTTAGCTTCATCATAAGGCGTTGGTTTTTCATGCTTAAAGAAAGGTGTTTTTCCTAATTGAGCAAACAAATCATTAATTCCAGAAAGGTCATTATTTTTAATAGCTGCTGTTAAATCGGTAATGATACCAAGTACAGTTCCTGGGTAAAATTGTGTTGGGTGTGCGGTTAAAACAATACGCACTTTAAATTCTTCTAAATAACTTTTTAATTCTTCTAATTTATTTTCAGAAGAGGCTGTTTCTTTAAGATTTCTTAAGGTTCCAATCCCTTCCATATTATTTACCGTAGGAAAGGCAGCATCTTCAACAGCATCAAATAATACAACTTGACGTTCTATGTATTGTATGAATCTAAATAACAGGTTTATCTGGCTTTCTTTAGAGCGTCTTCCTTGATATTTTCTAAAAAAAGTATCTACTATAGTTGTAGGGTCGTCTCCATTTGCAAATCCTTTTTTACAAGTTTCGTGAAATAAAGGAAGAAGCACTCCTGTTTTTGTAATAGTATCAAAGGGTAAGGTCATAAATATACTATTGTATATTTGGTATTTTGACAAAACGCTTTGTTTAAATCGTGTTAATTTTGGCTCTACTGACATGATATCGTTCTATTGAAAATTAGTCATAAAAATAGTAAAGCTTTAGTAAAGGAACATGGTCTTGCTAAAGTTTTATTGATTTTTGTTGTTTGATGAATTCTAGTTAAGAATAATTAAAAAAAAAGGAACTATGATAGTATCTTTCTAATTAATTTACCACTTTATTTAATGCTTTTTAAGAAACTTCATATATGAGAGTATGATATATATCATATTTCGGGCTAAAAGAACAGCATACT
The nucleotide sequence above comes from Flavobacteriaceae bacterium HL-DH10. Encoded proteins:
- the amt gene encoding ammonium transporter; the encoded protein is MELLTTNNVWMMICTALVFFMHLGFAFLEIGLTRQKNTINILFKNIFIITIGLLLYCLIGFNLMYPGFAEGSSGIFGFAGFGLDSPLTAEGALDLTYNEGYTYWTDFLFQGMFAATAATIVSGAVAERMKIVPFMIFAIVYVGFVYPIAGSWKWGGGFLQMLDTPFYDFAGSTLVHSVGGWAAIVAVWLLGSRIGKFKSGKPQAIPGHNIPLATAGVLILWLGWFGFNGGSVLSADPTLTSLTLVTTCLAAAAGGVVCMLVSTAMYKNLDLTMFLNGILGGLVGITAGADQMSPTDAILIGSIAGALIVFAVSFVDKLKLDDPVGAIAVHLICGIWGTLAVGIFGNLAGMDQFISQLIGVGSYAVFCTITAFIIIFTLKKTMGIRVSEKEELEGLDAHEHGMDAYPDFRLNEH
- a CDS encoding P-II family nitrogen regulator, with translation MKKIEAIIRKSKFSSVKEALHEVGVNFFSYWDVTGIGNEKEGHVYRGVSYSTSDIQRRYLSIVVNDDFADATVKAIITSAGTGNVGDGKIFVSNIKEGYRIRTGEKGNDTLN
- a CDS encoding phosphoenolpyruvate carboxylase, with product MSVEPKLTRFKQSVLSKYQIYNSIFMTLPFDTITKTGVLLPLFHETCKKGFANGDDPTTIVDTFFRKYQGRRSKESQINLLFRFIQYIERQVVLFDAVEDAAFPTVNNMEGIGTLRNLKETASSENKLEELKSYLEEFKVRIVLTAHPTQFYPGTVLGIITDLTAAIKNNDLSGINDLFAQLGKTPFFKHEKPTPYDEAKSLIWYLENVFYQSFGEIYNYIQQNIYDDSKKHNEIINIGFWPGGDRDGNPFVKPDTTIKVANKLKQAILKKYYSDLKNLRRKLTFRGVEERIIRLETIMYNYSVNLNTPETITAKELLTELLSIRNLIVEKHQSLYVSEINNLINRIHLFGFNFATLDIRQDSRIHHSVFTTVIDQLIEKGAKSFPKNYHDLSEDEQIKILSEVSDETIDIDAFEDEMVFNTLKTIEAIKAIQKTNGERGANRYIISNNQTALNVMQLFAMLKMVAFKENLTVDVAPLFETITDLENAPMVMEQLYTNPAYKAHLKSRGNKQTIMLGFSDGTKDGGYLMANWGIYKAKELLTEMSRKYDITAIFFDGRGGPPARGGGKTHQFYSSLGPTIEDKEVQLTIQGQTISSNFGTLDSSQYNLEQLISSGMFNRIGKDKHLMTKEDKVVMNDLAETSYEAYKNFKSHDMFIPYLERMSTLKYYAKTNIGSRPSKRGSSDKLIFSDLRAIPFVGSWSQLKQNVPGFFGVGTALKKYEDKGEFYKVEQLYKNSKFFKTLLENSMMSLTKSFFDLTKYMSEDEEFGDFWNIIYAEYNTTKSLLLKLTGYKELMENEPSGKASIEVRESIVLPLLTIQQYALKKIQELIKSGVKDEEQLKIYEKIVTRSLFGNINASRNSA